A stretch of the Salmo salar chromosome ssa20, Ssal_v3.1, whole genome shotgun sequence genome encodes the following:
- the LOC106580197 gene encoding mucin-2 gives MSYCFFLSVSQNNISDCIYICVMAGKSDKYLSQLWEVDSIMPLFNQTITESAHKGNHSVNFHLSLTSRVHSTELVSSTASEITSTAPLTTTSRTRNTSFLTSTRAQPNTTTPSPTTKTRTSTTGRPTSISVPHTTTSRTTVLPTPTTALPITITAQPTITKAPPSTTTAQQSRSTALQTTTQSTTARPTTSTALPTTAQPTTALPIPALLPTTTAQPTTTTALPITTTATPTAAQPIPTSVQPTKVPSSTTTDQLTTTAQLTTTTPQLTTVQVTTTTTTTQLTTTTDQPTTALPPTIRFRMTTTPSSNFYNHSPINHNHNPDNLNHSTTDHRPTSHRPSYYNHTTIAHSPTNYNHSPMDHYQYNHNRNQSDHQSTHHRETRLPMEKAWLDQNRRAE, from the exons ATGTCATACTGTTTCTTTCTTTCAGTGAGCCAAAATAATATTTCTGACTGCATATACATCTGTGTAATGGCAGGTAAATCAG ATAAATACCTGTCTCAACTCTGGGAAGTTGACTCCATCATGCCTCTGTTCAATCAGACCATTACAGAAAGCGCACATAAAG gtaaccattCTGTCAATTTTCATCTGTCCCTAACCAGTAGAGTCCACTCCACTGAACTTG TATCTTccacagcctcagaaattacctCTACAGCTCCACTGACCACAACCAGTAGAACCAGAAACACATCCTTCTTGACCTCAACAAGAGCTCAACCCAACACAACCACACCCTCACCGACTACAAAGACTAGAACCAGTACTACAGGCCGACCGACCTCAATATCAGTTCCTCATACCACTACAAGCAGAACTACAGTCCTACCGACCCCAACTACAGCCCTTCCGATCACAATCACAGCCCAACCAACCATAACTAAAGCACCACCGTCCACAACCACAGCCCAACAAAGTAGATCTACAGCCCTACAAACCACAACCCAATCAACCACAGCCCGACCAACCACATCTACAGCCCTACCAACCACAGCCCAACCAACTACAGCTTTACCAATCCCAGCCCTACTGCCTACAACCACAGCCCAaccaaccacaactacagccctACCAATCACGACCACAGCCACGCCAACTGCAGCTCAACCAATTCCAACCTCAGTGCAACCGACCAAAGTCCCATCATCCACAACCACAGACCAACTGACCACAACAGCTCAACTGactacaaccacaccacaactgACCACAGTCCAAGTGacgacaaccacaaccacaacccaactgaccacaaccacagacCAACCAACCACAGCCTTGCCACCCACAATCAGATTCCGAATGACGACAACCCCAAGTTCGAATTTCTATAACCACAGCCCCATCAACCATAACCACAATCCCGATAACCTCAACCACAGCACAACCGACCACAGACCCACCAGCCACAGGCCAAGCTATTACAACCACACCACAATTGCCCACAGCCCAACTAACTACAACCACAGCCCCATGGACCATTACCAATATAACCACAACCGCAACCAGAGTGATCACCAAAGCACCCATCACAGAGAAACCAG